From Mesobacillus jeotgali, the proteins below share one genomic window:
- a CDS encoding DUF2269 family protein → MKKIGPKGLRWLKMMHVFLVVLFFGGILSSVALNLHIDFTQYDEAYLGYKNIVTISDHIVRWGAIGTLLVGFIYGFFTNWGFFKHKWIGVKFLLYIIQTIVGIFVVDELMVENMELLETQKEAALSNPIFIQNHETRQSAVYFQVAVTIFIFIISFLRPWKKKKI, encoded by the coding sequence ATGAAAAAAATAGGGCCTAAGGGCTTGAGATGGTTAAAAATGATGCACGTCTTTCTGGTGGTGTTATTCTTTGGGGGGATTTTGAGCTCCGTAGCGTTAAATCTCCATATTGATTTCACTCAATATGACGAGGCCTACCTTGGCTACAAAAACATCGTCACGATCAGTGACCATATTGTCAGATGGGGTGCGATTGGAACCCTGCTGGTCGGCTTCATATATGGCTTCTTCACCAATTGGGGATTTTTCAAGCACAAATGGATTGGCGTGAAATTCCTGCTGTATATCATTCAAACAATTGTCGGGATTTTTGTAGTGGACGAGCTGATGGTCGAAAATATGGAGTTACTCGAGACACAAAAGGAAGCAGCATTAAGTAATCCTATTTTCATCCAGAATCACGAAACAAGACAAAGTGCAGTCTATTTTCAAGTTGCCGTCACCATTTTCATCTTTATTATTTCCTTTTTAAGACCCTGGAAAAAGAAAAAGATTTAG
- a CDS encoding MFS transporter yields MSEMTHDPKVGLGALFKNQVIRTILLSVLFLQIGIWVRNYSILLYVIEKTNENPIAVSLISVAEFAPIFLFSFIGGTFADRWRPKKTMIWCDLLSAVSVFAVLLTLFFGSWKMIFFATLVSSILSQFSQPSGMKLFKQHVPMELVQMGMSMYQTVFALFMILGPVLGTFVYQRFGILASVAVMGVAFICSAAVLLMLPADKEASEEKPKTTLMEEMKAGFRYVLNSRALSLLGGCFAAAGLAIGLTQPLGVFLITERLGLPKEDLQWLMAAFGVGMILGGGITVAISRKVQPQVLLAIGMAASAIGFIGMGLSTVFWLTLTAQFFSGLFMPCIHIGINTMILQNTEESFIGRVNGILNPVFMGAMVITMSAAGWLKTHLSIVYIYETAAILLFIGIMVLVPLMKKNPKVSLEKGV; encoded by the coding sequence ATGTCTGAAATGACACATGACCCAAAAGTAGGCTTGGGTGCATTGTTTAAAAATCAGGTAATACGGACAATTTTGCTGTCGGTGCTGTTTTTGCAGATCGGGATCTGGGTACGGAATTATTCGATTCTGTTGTATGTGATTGAAAAGACGAACGAAAACCCGATTGCGGTTTCTTTGATATCTGTTGCTGAATTTGCGCCGATTTTCTTATTTTCGTTCATAGGTGGGACGTTCGCGGATCGCTGGCGGCCGAAGAAGACGATGATCTGGTGTGATCTGTTAAGTGCGGTATCTGTTTTTGCGGTGCTGCTGACGTTGTTTTTTGGGAGTTGGAAAATGATTTTCTTCGCTACATTGGTTTCTTCCATCCTGTCGCAATTTTCACAGCCGTCAGGGATGAAGCTGTTCAAACAGCATGTACCGATGGAGCTTGTCCAAATGGGGATGTCGATGTACCAGACCGTCTTTGCGCTCTTTATGATTCTAGGACCTGTTCTTGGGACCTTTGTCTATCAGCGCTTCGGGATTCTTGCATCTGTTGCCGTAATGGGAGTTGCCTTCATTTGCTCCGCAGCGGTCTTGCTGATGCTGCCTGCAGATAAGGAAGCATCTGAAGAAAAACCAAAAACAACTTTGATGGAAGAGATGAAGGCGGGATTCCGCTATGTATTAAACAGCAGGGCGTTGTCATTGCTGGGCGGATGTTTCGCGGCAGCAGGTCTCGCCATCGGATTGACCCAGCCGCTTGGCGTATTCCTGATTACAGAAAGGCTGGGATTGCCTAAGGAAGATCTGCAATGGCTAATGGCCGCGTTTGGAGTAGGAATGATTCTAGGTGGAGGCATCACAGTTGCGATTTCGAGGAAGGTTCAGCCGCAGGTGCTGCTGGCGATCGGTATGGCAGCCAGTGCAATAGGGTTTATCGGGATGGGATTATCAACCGTATTCTGGCTGACATTGACGGCGCAATTTTTCTCTGGATTGTTTATGCCATGCATTCACATCGGCATCAATACAATGATTTTACAAAACACGGAAGAATCCTTCATTGGGCGCGTGAACGGTATCCTTAACCCAGTCTTCATGGGGGCGATGGTCATCACCATGTCAGCAGCAGGATGGCTGAAAACACATCTTTCTATTGTCTACATTTATGAAACGGCAGCCATTCTGCTCTTTATTGGCATTATGGTTTTGGTTCCTTTGATGAAAAAGAATCCGAAGGTAAGCCTTGAAAAGGGAGTATAG
- a CDS encoding DUF438 domain-containing protein: MSEIINNRELKAMDPAKRKVILKQLFKDLHDGKNANEVRAHFDAFIGKITIDEIAGLEHVELAEGDLSVAEMQRIYSAHSAMFRGAIEDNFSTYGPEEQPGHPVHTFELENREIELLLQNRLQVHLEQFAEADSPEHINYLLEDCNLLYDIDKHYSRKENLIFPYLEKYGIYGPTTNMWRIDDFIRDGIKAAKQKLANYDGNKNTVIEEVQFVIREVSEMIYREENILFPMALQNFTEDEWVKIAHESDEIGYFLTAPTEEWKPARRQIDADAISEGYIKMETGILSLKQLELLLNHLPVDITFIDQNDVVRYFSHGKERIFARTKAVIGRTVQNCHPPRSVHVVEDLLRDFKSGKKDTEDFWIKIRDKFVYIRYFAVRDEDNQYIGTLEFTQNIDPIQALQGEKRILS; this comes from the coding sequence ATGAGTGAAATAATTAATAACCGTGAGTTGAAAGCAATGGATCCTGCGAAACGCAAGGTGATTTTAAAACAGCTATTCAAAGATCTGCATGATGGTAAAAATGCCAACGAAGTTAGAGCGCACTTTGATGCTTTTATTGGAAAAATAACAATTGATGAAATTGCCGGCCTAGAGCATGTCGAGCTGGCTGAAGGTGATTTGTCTGTTGCAGAAATGCAACGTATATACTCTGCCCATTCGGCTATGTTTAGAGGAGCAATTGAAGATAACTTTTCCACGTACGGACCGGAGGAGCAGCCAGGACATCCAGTTCATACATTCGAGCTGGAAAACCGCGAGATTGAACTGCTTTTACAAAACAGGCTGCAGGTTCACCTGGAACAATTCGCGGAAGCAGACAGCCCGGAACATATAAATTACTTACTGGAAGACTGCAATCTGCTCTATGACATTGATAAGCACTACAGCCGAAAAGAGAACCTGATCTTCCCCTACCTTGAAAAGTACGGGATTTACGGCCCAACGACAAATATGTGGAGGATTGACGACTTTATCCGGGACGGGATTAAGGCCGCGAAGCAAAAACTGGCCAATTATGACGGCAATAAAAACACGGTCATCGAGGAAGTCCAGTTTGTCATCAGGGAAGTCAGCGAAATGATCTACAGGGAAGAAAATATCCTCTTCCCAATGGCGTTGCAAAATTTCACCGAGGATGAATGGGTTAAGATCGCACACGAAAGTGATGAGATTGGCTACTTTCTGACCGCTCCAACCGAGGAATGGAAGCCTGCCCGAAGACAGATCGACGCTGACGCCATCTCTGAAGGCTATATTAAAATGGAGACAGGCATCCTGTCATTAAAGCAGCTCGAACTGCTGCTGAACCATCTGCCTGTCGATATTACCTTCATTGACCAGAATGATGTGGTCCGCTATTTTTCACATGGAAAGGAACGGATCTTCGCGCGCACAAAAGCCGTGATTGGCCGTACTGTCCAAAACTGCCACCCGCCACGAAGCGTTCATGTAGTCGAGGACCTGTTGCGTGACTTCAAATCAGGCAAAAAAGACACCGAAGATTTCTGGATCAAAATCCGCGACAAATTCGTCTACATCCGTTACTTTGCCGTTCGTGACGAAGACAACCAGTACATCGGCACCCTCGAGTTCACGCAGAACATCGACCCGATCCAGGCCCTTCAGGGAGAAAAAAGGATTTTGTCTTAA
- a CDS encoding sodium/solute symporter, producing MSTFLEPKFLLTLILMGTIVYITYLTKRSATASDYFVGGRSFGWFTNGSAIGGDYLSAATFLGIAGLTYQLGYDGAYYAFCFSIGLTLLAIFVAGPLRRFGAYTVADFLAYRFHSRRARLAAVAVVLAISGFYAAPQLLGAAQILSMFFGTSYEFGIIFTCSVMIFYVGIGGMKGTTLNQALELWIRLGAFLLMVGAAIWGGLHYQEILASINEFKGTITGTAGFTTDGKDIPFDGSVWTGTGNYFPSFWQTISMTIGLSLGTIGLPHILLRFYTNPSAKAARRSALMAIGIASVFFLFAVYLGVVGRSIFLTGEADPAVMKDLIAGGNNMVIPSTAQALGGEWLLGLVIAGAFAAVFSNLSGLFIASSGALAHDLYATFFRKNITEKERVIAGKVSIIVLGVLYGALGLMVKEASIGHLVALAFTVAASTFTPIFILGIWWRGMTEKGAIAGLVIGLVASMYMIFFKTSLPEFLQFNVPGIITVPIGFLSVYIVSKLDRKVPSDVNEFMKQVHSKESEAA from the coding sequence ATGTCAACTTTCCTTGAACCCAAATTCCTGTTGACCCTGATCCTGATGGGAACCATTGTCTACATTACTTACCTGACAAAAAGAAGCGCGACTGCTTCAGACTACTTCGTCGGCGGACGCAGCTTCGGCTGGTTTACGAACGGCTCCGCGATTGGCGGCGACTATCTGAGTGCAGCCACCTTCCTTGGAATTGCCGGCCTTACCTATCAGCTAGGCTACGATGGCGCGTATTATGCATTCTGCTTCTCCATCGGTCTGACATTGCTCGCAATTTTCGTCGCTGGACCGCTTCGCCGCTTTGGCGCTTATACTGTCGCCGATTTTCTGGCCTATCGCTTCCACAGCCGCCGTGCACGTCTTGCAGCAGTGGCTGTTGTACTGGCGATATCCGGCTTTTATGCAGCCCCTCAGCTGCTTGGTGCCGCGCAGATCCTGAGCATGTTCTTTGGGACTAGCTACGAATTCGGAATCATCTTTACCTGCTCCGTGATGATTTTTTATGTAGGAATCGGAGGCATGAAGGGAACCACACTTAACCAGGCGCTTGAATTATGGATTCGCCTTGGCGCGTTCCTCCTTATGGTCGGCGCAGCCATCTGGGGCGGACTTCATTATCAAGAGATCCTGGCATCGATTAATGAGTTCAAAGGAACGATCACTGGTACAGCTGGCTTCACGACTGACGGAAAAGATATCCCGTTCGATGGTTCCGTCTGGACTGGAACTGGCAACTACTTCCCGTCCTTCTGGCAAACCATTTCGATGACAATCGGGCTTTCACTTGGAACGATCGGTCTTCCGCACATCCTTTTGCGCTTCTATACAAACCCAAGTGCGAAAGCAGCGCGCAGATCCGCTCTGATGGCCATTGGGATCGCAAGCGTGTTCTTCCTGTTCGCTGTTTACCTTGGAGTAGTTGGACGCTCAATCTTCCTGACTGGTGAAGCTGATCCGGCTGTCATGAAAGACCTGATCGCCGGCGGAAACAACATGGTGATTCCATCGACAGCACAGGCCCTTGGCGGAGAATGGCTGCTCGGCCTTGTCATCGCCGGTGCATTCGCAGCTGTCTTCTCAAATCTTTCCGGGCTATTCATCGCAAGCTCTGGAGCCCTGGCCCATGATTTGTACGCAACCTTCTTCCGGAAAAATATTACTGAAAAAGAGCGCGTCATTGCTGGTAAGGTTTCAATCATTGTCCTTGGTGTCTTGTACGGAGCGCTTGGCCTTATGGTAAAAGAAGCCTCCATCGGCCACCTGGTCGCACTCGCCTTCACGGTGGCGGCTAGCACGTTTACGCCAATCTTTATCCTTGGCATCTGGTGGAGAGGAATGACGGAAAAAGGAGCGATTGCCGGCCTTGTCATTGGCCTGGTCGCATCCATGTACATGATTTTCTTCAAGACCTCCCTGCCGGAATTCCTGCAATTCAACGTACCGGGAATCATCACAGTCCCAATCGGATTCCTGTCCGTTTATATTGTTTCAAAGCTCGACCGCAAAGTACCATCGGATGTAAACGAGTTTATGAAACAAGTGCACTCTAAAGAATCTGAAGCAGCGTAA